A region from the Marinobacter szutsaonensis genome encodes:
- the surE gene encoding 5'/3'-nucleotidase SurE, translating to MRILLSNDDGVHSPGLVALYEGLQGLGDLEVVAPDRDHSGASNALTLNRPLTVEEHPNGFHSVDGTPTDCVHLAVNGLFEEPFDRVVSGINTHANLGDDIIYSGTVAAATEGRHLGLPAIAVSLVNDGHFHYETAARVVRMLLEQDRPLQLGPRSILNVNVPDLPWEQLAGIRVTRLGHRERAEGAVPMTCPRGKQRYWIGAAGEGGDAGPGTDFHAVREGYVSITPVHIDMTRHEALVPLREWVEEMAFDGGVSS from the coding sequence GTGCGAATTCTGTTATCGAATGATGATGGTGTGCATTCGCCGGGGCTTGTGGCCCTCTATGAGGGGCTTCAGGGCCTGGGAGATCTTGAAGTTGTGGCCCCGGACCGGGACCACAGTGGTGCGAGTAACGCACTCACCCTGAACCGGCCTCTCACCGTTGAGGAGCACCCCAACGGTTTCCATTCCGTGGATGGCACGCCGACCGACTGCGTGCATCTGGCAGTGAACGGTCTGTTCGAGGAACCCTTCGATCGGGTGGTGTCCGGGATCAACACCCACGCCAACCTTGGCGATGACATCATCTATTCTGGCACGGTGGCTGCCGCTACCGAGGGACGTCACCTGGGACTGCCGGCAATTGCGGTGTCCCTGGTGAACGACGGCCATTTCCATTACGAGACCGCCGCGCGGGTTGTCCGCATGTTGTTGGAGCAGGACCGTCCACTCCAGCTTGGCCCCCGCTCGATCCTGAATGTGAACGTTCCCGATCTGCCCTGGGAGCAGCTGGCCGGTATTCGTGTCACCCGTCTCGGCCATCGGGAGCGGGCCGAAGGGGCTGTGCCCATGACCTGTCCCAGGGGCAAGCAGCGATACTGGATCGGTGCCGCCGGAGAGGGTGGTGATGCCGGCCCCGGAACGGATTTCCATGCGGTCCGTGAGGGCTATGTCTCGATCACGCCAGTTCACATTGACATGACCCGCCACGAGGCTCTGGTGCCGCTGCGGGAGTGGGTTGAGGAGATGGCTTTCGACGGAGGGGTGTCGTCATGA
- a CDS encoding tRNA pseudouridine(13) synthase TruD produces the protein MSNQNTTGHQWRLDWPTSHGRVARAQLKSVPEDFRVEEVLDVSDLIPGEGEHLCLCLEKTGDNTEFVARQLAQMAGCRGFDVGFCGLKDRHAVTSQWFSLYRPGMESSDDDFIREVAGNWRVLASGRAPRKLRRGEHSANRFAIVLRNVEGSKAEIDKALNRLGEQGAPNYFGPQRFGRDGGNLDRALKMDPSQLNRRAGRAKRGSRGGRDGSKNVLYFSAARSWLFNEVLAARVTDGSWTTCLPGEPAESAAGPTGPMWGDGGTTATDGQETLERKVVGQSPELERLFAATRMQPERRPLVVQPQELDWEWRGDDILEIRFVLPPGQYATTVLGDSFELEDMSLGRHNE, from the coding sequence GTGAGCAATCAAAACACCACAGGCCATCAATGGCGCCTGGACTGGCCAACCAGTCACGGTCGGGTCGCGAGGGCTCAGCTGAAGAGTGTTCCCGAGGATTTCCGGGTCGAGGAAGTCCTGGATGTTTCTGATCTGATTCCCGGAGAAGGTGAGCACCTTTGCCTGTGCCTTGAGAAGACGGGCGATAACACCGAGTTTGTGGCCAGGCAGTTGGCACAGATGGCCGGTTGTCGCGGTTTTGATGTGGGGTTCTGTGGTCTGAAGGATCGCCACGCGGTGACTTCCCAGTGGTTCAGTCTCTACCGTCCGGGTATGGAATCCTCAGACGACGACTTCATCCGGGAGGTGGCCGGGAACTGGCGCGTGCTGGCGTCGGGTAGGGCACCCCGGAAATTGAGGCGGGGGGAGCACTCGGCTAACCGGTTTGCCATCGTGCTGAGGAACGTGGAAGGTTCGAAGGCGGAGATTGACAAAGCATTGAATCGCCTGGGCGAACAGGGCGCGCCCAATTACTTCGGGCCGCAGCGCTTTGGCCGTGATGGTGGCAACCTTGACCGGGCCCTGAAGATGGATCCCTCGCAGCTGAATCGCCGGGCAGGTCGCGCAAAACGTGGCTCCCGAGGTGGCAGGGACGGGTCGAAAAACGTATTGTACTTTTCGGCGGCGCGCTCCTGGCTGTTCAACGAGGTGCTTGCCGCGCGGGTAACGGATGGTAGCTGGACCACCTGCCTGCCGGGAGAGCCGGCAGAAAGCGCTGCCGGGCCCACGGGGCCGATGTGGGGCGATGGTGGAACCACCGCAACCGATGGCCAGGAGACACTTGAGCGGAAAGTGGTCGGGCAGTCGCCGGAGCTTGAGCGGTTGTTTGCTGCCACGCGGATGCAGCCGGAGCGCCGGCCACTGGTCGTTCAGCCGCAGGAGTTGGACTGGGAGTGGCGAGGCGACGATATCCTGGAAATTCGTTTTGTTTTGCCCCCCGGCCAGTACGCCACCACCGTGCTGGGCGATAGTTTCGAGCTGGAGGACATGAGCCTCGGCCGTCATAACGAATAA
- the ispF gene encoding 2-C-methyl-D-erythritol 2,4-cyclodiphosphate synthase has product MRIGQGFDVHAFCEGDSVILGGVQIPHSQGLKAHSDGDVLLHALADALLGAVALGDIGHLFPDTSDEWAGADSRDLLRRVMARVRDEGYEVVNVDSTIIAQAPKMAPHVDAMRLNIAEDLGIAANRVSVKATTTEKLGFTGRGEGIACQAICLLEPVST; this is encoded by the coding sequence ATGCGGATTGGTCAGGGCTTTGATGTCCATGCCTTTTGCGAAGGCGATTCCGTCATTCTTGGTGGTGTCCAGATTCCTCACAGTCAGGGCCTGAAGGCGCATTCTGATGGCGATGTGTTGCTCCATGCCCTGGCGGATGCGCTGCTCGGGGCCGTTGCCCTCGGGGATATCGGCCATCTGTTTCCGGATACCAGTGACGAGTGGGCGGGTGCGGACAGCCGGGATCTGCTGCGCCGGGTGATGGCCCGGGTGCGTGACGAGGGCTACGAGGTCGTGAACGTGGACAGCACGATCATTGCCCAGGCGCCGAAGATGGCACCCCATGTGGACGCCATGCGCCTGAACATTGCCGAGGATCTGGGGATTGCCGCGAACCGGGTGAGCGTCAAGGCGACCACCACGGAGAAGCTGGGTTTTACCGGGCGCGGTGAGGGGATTGCCTGTCAGGCAATTTGTCTGCTTGAGCCGGTGAGCACGTGA
- the ispD gene encoding 2-C-methyl-D-erythritol 4-phosphate cytidylyltransferase: MTIPNFWLVVPAAGIGKRMKSEVPKQYLTLSNRFILDITLSRLLDNADFSGCMVPLSPQDHWWPDTEAVNDDRIQTCTGGKERADSVLSALHALQEQADENDWVLVHDAARPCVHPDDLANLIDTLSGHPVGGLLAAPVADTLKQADDGQPPEVEATVDRSRLWRALTPQMFRFGALTRALETCLDAGHGVTDESSAMEFSGNMPVLVEGRPDNIKITVPSDLALAGFILSRL, from the coding sequence ATGACTATCCCGAATTTTTGGCTTGTTGTCCCCGCCGCTGGCATCGGCAAGCGCATGAAGTCAGAAGTGCCGAAACAGTACCTGACGCTGTCGAACCGTTTCATTCTCGATATTACTCTTTCCCGCCTACTCGATAATGCCGATTTTTCCGGCTGCATGGTCCCCCTGAGCCCCCAGGACCATTGGTGGCCTGATACCGAAGCCGTCAACGATGACCGTATCCAGACCTGCACCGGTGGTAAGGAACGTGCCGATTCGGTGCTTTCGGCGCTTCATGCGTTGCAGGAGCAGGCCGATGAGAACGATTGGGTGCTGGTGCATGATGCTGCCCGGCCCTGTGTCCACCCTGATGATCTGGCAAACCTTATCGATACCCTTTCCGGGCACCCCGTTGGCGGGCTGCTGGCGGCGCCGGTGGCGGATACGCTGAAGCAAGCCGACGATGGCCAGCCGCCGGAGGTGGAGGCGACGGTGGATCGCAGCAGGCTGTGGCGGGCGTTGACGCCGCAGATGTTCCGGTTCGGGGCGCTGACCCGGGCGCTGGAAACGTGTCTGGATGCCGGGCATGGGGTGACGGATGAGTCCTCTGCCATGGAATTTTCCGGTAACATGCCGGTTCTGGTGGAGGGGCGGCCGGATAATATCAAGATTACGGTTCCGTCAGATCTGGCATTGGCCGGTTTTATCCTGAGCCGGTTGTGA
- a CDS encoding septum formation initiator family protein produces MKTLWAIMVVLILLLQVRLWVGEGSFAQVWSLEQSIAEQRAENADLAARNDRLYAEVRNLRSEQGALEERARMNLGLIREDETFFLVVEN; encoded by the coding sequence ATGAAGACGCTTTGGGCCATCATGGTTGTGTTGATTCTCCTGCTGCAGGTTCGCCTGTGGGTCGGGGAGGGCAGCTTTGCGCAGGTGTGGTCCCTGGAGCAGTCGATTGCCGAGCAGCGTGCGGAGAATGCCGATCTGGCGGCCCGGAATGATCGCCTGTATGCGGAGGTTCGGAACCTGCGTAGTGAGCAGGGGGCGTTGGAAGAGCGGGCGAGGATGAACCTTGGGTTGATTCGCGAGGACGAGACTTTTTTCCTGGTTGTTGAGAATTGA
- the eno gene encoding phosphopyruvate hydratase: protein MTKIANIKAREVLDSRGNPTVEADVILEDGTLGRACAPSGASTGSREALELRDGDSSRYLGKGVRKAVEAVNGKIRDALVGKDAADQRGLDKVMIDLDGTENKANLGANAILAVSLAAAKAAAASLGKPLYEHIADVNGTSGKFSMPVPMMNILNGGEHADNNVDIQEFMVQPVATKSFAEALRVGAEIFHSLKKVLKAQGLNTAVGDEGGFAPNLPSNEAALAAIKEAVEKAGYELGKDVTLALDCASSEFYKDGQYQLSGEGKSFDSEGFADYLAGLCERYPIVSIEDGMDESDWDGWKVLTDKLGSKVQLVGDDLFVTNTRILEQGIEKGVGNSILIKFNQIGSLTETLDAIKMAQDAGYTAVISHRSGETEDTTIADLAVATCAGQIKTGSLCRSDRVAKYNQLLRIEEALDGKAPYRGLSEIKGQG, encoded by the coding sequence ATGACCAAGATTGCTAACATCAAAGCCCGTGAGGTCCTGGATTCCCGCGGTAACCCGACCGTGGAAGCGGACGTTATCCTGGAAGACGGCACTCTCGGACGTGCCTGCGCGCCTTCCGGTGCATCTACCGGTTCCCGGGAGGCTCTGGAGCTGCGTGACGGTGACTCGTCCCGTTACCTTGGCAAGGGTGTTCGCAAGGCTGTTGAAGCCGTGAACGGCAAGATCCGTGATGCTCTGGTGGGCAAAGATGCCGCTGATCAGCGTGGGCTGGACAAGGTCATGATTGATCTGGACGGAACAGAGAACAAGGCCAACCTGGGTGCGAATGCGATTCTGGCTGTTTCCCTGGCTGCCGCCAAAGCTGCTGCTGCCTCCCTGGGCAAGCCGCTGTACGAGCATATTGCCGACGTGAACGGCACTTCCGGCAAGTTCTCCATGCCGGTGCCGATGATGAACATTCTGAACGGTGGTGAGCACGCGGATAACAACGTCGACATCCAGGAGTTCATGGTTCAGCCGGTTGCCACCAAGAGCTTTGCTGAAGCCCTGCGTGTGGGCGCCGAGATTTTCCATAGCCTGAAGAAGGTGCTGAAGGCCCAGGGCCTGAACACCGCAGTGGGTGACGAGGGTGGCTTTGCCCCGAACCTGCCGTCCAACGAGGCGGCGCTGGCTGCCATCAAGGAAGCGGTTGAGAAGGCTGGCTACGAGCTAGGCAAAGACGTCACCCTGGCTCTGGACTGTGCCTCCTCCGAATTTTACAAGGATGGCCAGTACCAGCTTTCCGGCGAAGGCAAGAGCTTCGACTCTGAAGGCTTTGCCGATTACCTGGCCGGTCTGTGCGAGCGTTACCCGATCGTTTCCATCGAAGACGGCATGGACGAGAGCGACTGGGACGGCTGGAAAGTGCTGACCGACAAGCTGGGTAGCAAGGTTCAGCTGGTGGGTGACGATCTGTTCGTGACCAACACCAGGATCCTGGAGCAGGGCATCGAGAAGGGTGTTGGAAACTCCATCCTGATCAAGTTCAATCAGATCGGAAGCCTGACCGAGACCCTGGATGCCATCAAGATGGCCCAGGATGCGGGTTACACCGCGGTCATTTCCCACCGTTCCGGTGAGACCGAAGACACCACCATTGCGGATCTGGCGGTTGCCACCTGCGCGGGCCAGATCAAGACCGGTTCCCTGTGCCGTTCTGACCGGGTTGCCAAGTACAACCAGTTGCTGCGCATTGAAGAAGCGCTGGATGGCAAGGCGCCTTACCGTGGCCTGAGCGAGATCAAGGGTCAGGGCTGA
- the kdsA gene encoding 3-deoxy-8-phosphooctulonate synthase, translating to MAQSTVNVSGIEVANDKPFVLFGGMNVLESRELAFEVAEKYVDVCGRLGIPYVFKASFDKANRSSVHSFRGPGLEKGLQILADIKSKFGVPIISDVHEPAQAAPAAEVCDIIQLPAFLSRQTDLVVAMAETGAVINVKKAQFLAPQEMKHIITKCEEAGNDKVILCERGSSFGYNNLVVDMLGFGIMKAMNVPVMFDVTHSLQMPGGRADSAGGRRAQVTDLALAGMSQGLAGLFLEAHPDPDQAKCDGPCALRLSQLEPFLERVKAVDDLVKSFKPIDTA from the coding sequence ATGGCGCAGAGCACGGTAAACGTCTCGGGCATCGAAGTCGCCAACGACAAGCCGTTCGTGCTGTTCGGAGGGATGAACGTGCTCGAGTCCCGGGAGCTTGCCTTCGAGGTGGCTGAAAAGTATGTGGATGTCTGTGGTCGCCTCGGCATCCCGTACGTGTTCAAGGCCTCTTTCGACAAGGCTAACCGCTCGTCCGTGCACTCGTTCCGTGGCCCCGGTCTTGAGAAGGGGTTGCAGATCCTGGCGGACATCAAGAGCAAGTTCGGCGTCCCGATTATTTCCGATGTTCACGAGCCAGCCCAGGCGGCCCCGGCGGCGGAAGTGTGCGATATCATCCAGCTGCCGGCATTCCTGAGCCGCCAGACCGATCTGGTGGTCGCCATGGCCGAGACCGGCGCGGTGATCAACGTCAAGAAGGCCCAGTTTCTCGCGCCCCAGGAGATGAAGCACATCATCACCAAGTGCGAGGAGGCCGGCAACGACAAGGTGATCCTGTGCGAGCGGGGCAGCAGCTTCGGTTACAACAACCTGGTGGTGGACATGCTCGGCTTCGGCATCATGAAGGCCATGAATGTGCCCGTGATGTTTGACGTGACCCATTCCCTGCAGATGCCGGGTGGCCGCGCCGATTCGGCCGGTGGTCGAAGGGCACAGGTAACTGACCTGGCACTGGCGGGTATGTCCCAGGGCCTGGCCGGTCTGTTCCTGGAAGCGCATCCGGACCCGGATCAGGCCAAGTGTGATGGTCCATGCGCCTTGCGGCTCAGCCAGCTTGAGCCGTTCCTTGAGCGGGTCAAAGCCGTGGATGACCTGGTTAAAAGTTTTAAACCTATCGACACCGCCTGA
- a CDS encoding CTP synthase, translating to MTRYIFVTGGVVSSLGKGIASASLAAILEARGLKVTILKLDPYINVDPGTMSPFQHGEVFVTEDGAETDLDLGHYERFIRTRMSRRNNFTTGRVYEEVIRKERRGDYLGGTVQVIPHITDEIKRRVVEGAAGVDVALIEIGGTVGDIESLPFLEACRQLKVEVGPQRALFMHLTLVPYIATAGEIKTKPTQHSVKEMRSIGLQPDILLCRSEHEVDASSRRKIALFTNVEERAVIPLQDAKSIYAIPRMLHEHGLDQLVIERFGLDARAADLSEWDSVVEALMHPDQEVTIAMVGKYMELLDAYKSLIESLLHAGIKTRTKVNINYIDSEDIERDGTRVLESADAILVPGGFGERGVEGKIRTVQYARENKVPYLGICLGMQVAVIEYARNVAGLKDAHSTEFRTHTPEPVVGLITEWLDATGEREERTEESDLGGTMRLGAQDCVLTEGSTIANCYGKKTIRERHRHRYEVNNHFLPALEGAGLQISGRSTDGKLVEVVEAPDHPWFVACQFHPEFTSTPRDGHPLFKGFVKAALAHKKES from the coding sequence ATGACGCGTTATATTTTCGTCACCGGCGGTGTCGTGTCCTCCTTGGGGAAAGGTATTGCGTCTGCCTCCCTGGCAGCCATCCTCGAGGCACGCGGCCTGAAGGTCACCATTCTCAAGCTGGACCCCTACATCAACGTAGACCCCGGCACCATGAGCCCGTTCCAGCACGGTGAGGTTTTTGTCACCGAAGATGGCGCGGAAACCGATCTGGACCTTGGCCACTACGAGCGTTTCATCCGCACTCGGATGAGCCGCCGTAACAACTTCACCACCGGTCGCGTCTACGAGGAAGTGATCCGCAAGGAACGCCGTGGCGACTACCTGGGCGGTACCGTGCAGGTCATTCCGCACATCACCGACGAGATCAAGCGTCGGGTGGTGGAAGGCGCCGCAGGCGTGGATGTGGCACTGATCGAGATCGGTGGCACTGTAGGTGACATCGAATCCCTGCCGTTCCTGGAAGCCTGCCGTCAGCTGAAAGTTGAAGTCGGTCCCCAGCGGGCCCTGTTCATGCACCTGACTCTGGTTCCGTATATCGCCACTGCCGGCGAGATCAAGACCAAGCCGACCCAGCACTCCGTCAAGGAAATGCGCTCCATCGGTCTGCAGCCGGATATCCTGTTGTGCCGTTCCGAGCACGAGGTGGATGCCAGCTCCCGCCGCAAGATTGCGCTGTTCACCAACGTGGAAGAGCGCGCCGTCATTCCGCTCCAGGACGCCAAGTCCATCTATGCCATTCCGCGCATGCTTCACGAGCATGGCCTGGACCAGCTGGTGATCGAGCGTTTCGGTCTGGATGCGCGGGCCGCAGACCTGAGCGAGTGGGACAGCGTGGTCGAAGCACTGATGCATCCGGATCAGGAAGTGACCATTGCCATGGTCGGCAAGTACATGGAGCTGCTGGATGCCTACAAGTCGCTGATTGAGTCCCTGCTGCACGCGGGCATCAAAACGCGCACCAAGGTAAACATCAACTACATCGATTCCGAAGACATCGAGCGGGACGGCACACGCGTGCTGGAATCTGCCGATGCGATCCTGGTGCCCGGTGGCTTCGGCGAGCGCGGTGTTGAGGGTAAGATCCGCACCGTACAGTATGCCCGCGAAAACAAGGTTCCCTACCTGGGTATCTGCCTGGGCATGCAGGTAGCCGTGATTGAATACGCCCGCAATGTCGCCGGCCTGAAGGATGCCCACAGTACCGAATTCCGTACCCATACTCCGGAGCCGGTGGTTGGCCTTATTACTGAATGGCTGGATGCCACCGGTGAGCGCGAAGAGCGCACCGAGGAATCCGATCTGGGCGGCACCATGCGCCTGGGTGCCCAGGACTGCGTCCTGACCGAGGGCTCCACCATTGCCAACTGTTACGGCAAGAAGACCATCCGCGAGCGTCATCGTCACCGTTACGAGGTGAACAACCATTTCCTGCCGGCGCTGGAAGGCGCGGGGCTGCAGATCTCCGGGCGTTCAACCGATGGCAAACTGGTGGAAGTGGTGGAAGCGCCGGATCATCCCTGGTTTGTGGCCTGTCAGTTCCACCCGGAATTTACCTCCACGCCCCGGGACGGCCACCCGCTGTTCAAGGGCTTTGTTAAAGCGGCTCTGGCGCACAAGAAGGAGTCCTGA
- the tilS gene encoding tRNA lysidine(34) synthetase TilS gives MTTGAKPVPGFAWPEALCAPVRSLPAHNRLWIAFSGGLDSTLLLHVAAHCFPGSPDLRAVHINHQLQANSAQSEQFCRQTCEALGIELEVRRVDVRAGNAENSAGSIEEAARHARYAVFEEILQSGDLLLMAHHADDQAETVLFRMLRGTGVRGLAGMPHERALGAGRLVRPLLGFDREQLSRWAKEAGLEWVEDPSNVDERFDRNFLRHKILPELKERWPGLNARLRHTAAACAEQVALTDRLAEIQWRDCTPDGRHPCTERLSQLPLPEQKNLLRWWIRTSGYNLPSIQDWGQVIADLIHAREDGEPELLGAGFAIRRFRGRLYLVPDRSEPETTNAELRPEQPLCWGDWRIRLLPAEGQKQPPPAIRVSTRQGGERFRPVPEGPGKRVKKWLQEQGIPPWERPCIPLVFSRDGEEETLIAIGDLWCSGQYSGGAPAAGWRLIVERDCD, from the coding sequence ATGACAACGGGCGCTAAGCCCGTTCCCGGTTTTGCCTGGCCGGAGGCACTCTGCGCCCCGGTCAGGTCACTCCCCGCGCACAACAGACTCTGGATTGCCTTCAGTGGCGGTCTCGATTCCACCTTATTACTGCACGTTGCAGCCCACTGTTTTCCCGGCAGTCCCGATCTTCGCGCCGTTCACATCAATCACCAGTTACAGGCCAATTCGGCGCAATCCGAGCAGTTCTGCCGCCAGACCTGTGAGGCTCTGGGCATTGAGCTGGAGGTGCGCCGGGTGGATGTCCGGGCGGGGAATGCCGAGAACAGCGCCGGAAGCATCGAGGAAGCCGCCCGCCATGCCCGCTACGCCGTGTTCGAAGAGATTCTGCAATCTGGCGATTTGCTGCTGATGGCCCATCACGCCGACGATCAGGCCGAGACGGTACTGTTCAGGATGCTTCGCGGCACCGGTGTCCGGGGGTTGGCGGGTATGCCCCATGAGCGGGCACTGGGGGCGGGGCGACTGGTGCGCCCACTGCTCGGGTTCGACCGCGAACAGTTGTCCCGATGGGCCAAAGAGGCCGGTCTGGAGTGGGTGGAGGATCCGAGTAATGTCGACGAGCGTTTCGACCGGAACTTCCTCAGGCATAAGATCCTGCCCGAACTCAAAGAGCGCTGGCCCGGCCTGAATGCCAGGCTCAGGCACACCGCCGCTGCCTGTGCCGAACAGGTGGCCCTGACTGACCGGCTGGCCGAGATCCAGTGGCGCGACTGTACGCCTGACGGCCGGCATCCATGCACCGAACGGCTGAGCCAGTTGCCACTCCCGGAACAGAAAAACCTGCTGCGCTGGTGGATCCGGACTTCCGGTTACAATCTGCCGTCGATACAGGACTGGGGGCAGGTGATCGCCGATCTGATCCATGCCCGGGAAGACGGTGAGCCGGAGCTGCTCGGTGCGGGCTTTGCTATTCGGCGCTTCCGGGGCCGGCTGTATCTGGTTCCCGACCGGTCAGAACCGGAAACTACAAACGCAGAACTCCGGCCCGAACAACCCCTCTGTTGGGGAGACTGGCGCATCCGGCTGCTTCCTGCTGAAGGCCAGAAACAGCCACCGCCGGCAATACGGGTATCTACGAGGCAAGGGGGTGAGCGTTTCCGTCCGGTACCGGAAGGGCCCGGAAAACGGGTCAAGAAATGGTTGCAGGAGCAGGGGATTCCACCCTGGGAGAGACCATGTATTCCGCTGGTTTTCAGCCGGGATGGCGAGGAGGAAACCCTGATCGCAATTGGCGATTTGTGGTGTTCTGGACAATACTCGGGAGGCGCCCCTGCCGCCGGCTGGCGGCTGATTGTGGAGCGGGATTGTGATTGA
- the accA gene encoding acetyl-CoA carboxylase carboxyl transferase subunit alpha: MNPNYLDFEQPIADLEAKIEELRMVGNDTDINITDEISRLKKKSVSLTESIFSNLQPWDIARLARHPRRPYTFDYIEMIFDDFDELHGDRRYADDQAIVGGTARLGDKPVMVIGHQKGREVRDKVKRNFGMPRPEGYRKALRLMEMAERFKMPILTFIDTPGAYPGIGAEERGQSEAIAFNLAVMSRLKTPIISTVIGEGGSGGALAIGVCDQLNMLQYSTYAVISPEGCASILWKSAEYAAQAAEAMGVTADRLKDLGLADNVIPEPLGGAHRNPEKMAESLRETLTKGVTELSRLPPDELVSRRYERLTRYDNGR, translated from the coding sequence ATGAACCCTAATTACCTGGATTTTGAACAGCCGATCGCCGACCTGGAAGCCAAGATTGAAGAGCTTCGCATGGTCGGTAACGACACCGACATCAACATCACCGATGAGATCAGCCGCCTCAAGAAGAAGAGCGTCAGTCTCACGGAGAGCATCTTCTCGAATCTGCAGCCCTGGGATATTGCCCGGCTGGCCCGGCACCCGCGCCGGCCCTACACGTTCGATTACATCGAGATGATTTTCGATGATTTCGACGAGCTGCACGGGGATCGCCGTTACGCGGATGACCAGGCCATTGTCGGCGGTACCGCACGCCTGGGTGACAAGCCGGTCATGGTCATCGGCCATCAGAAGGGCCGTGAAGTCAGGGACAAGGTCAAGCGCAACTTTGGCATGCCCCGCCCGGAGGGTTACCGCAAGGCCCTGCGCCTGATGGAAATGGCCGAGCGTTTCAAGATGCCTATCCTGACCTTCATCGACACGCCGGGTGCCTACCCCGGCATCGGTGCCGAGGAGCGTGGCCAGAGCGAGGCGATTGCCTTCAACCTTGCCGTGATGTCCCGCCTGAAAACCCCGATCATCTCTACGGTGATTGGTGAGGGTGGTTCCGGTGGCGCCCTGGCAATCGGCGTCTGTGACCAGCTGAACATGCTTCAGTACTCAACCTACGCGGTCATTTCACCGGAAGGTTGTGCCTCCATCCTCTGGAAGAGCGCGGAATACGCGGCCCAGGCAGCCGAGGCCATGGGGGTAACGGCAGACCGCCTCAAGGATCTCGGACTGGCGGATAACGTTATTCCCGAGCCGCTGGGCGGCGCGCACCGGAATCCGGAAAAGATGGCGGAATCCCTCCGTGAGACCCTGACCAAGGGCGTGACGGAACTTTCCCGTCTGCCGCCGGACGAGCTGGTATCCCGCCGTTACGAGCGGCTGACCCGCTATGACAACGGGCGCTAA